A stretch of the Malus sylvestris chromosome 10, drMalSylv7.2, whole genome shotgun sequence genome encodes the following:
- the LOC126584156 gene encoding purple acid phosphatase 2-like encodes MTEMGVGSLDSSTCSRVAIFVVLGLVLNLAVVCNGGQTSAFVRKIDFSADMPLDSDVFRVPLGYNAPQQVHITQGDHTGSAVIVSWITADEPGYSKVVYWSANSENQTAEGIITTYTFYNYTSGYIHHCIIGNLTFNTRYYYVVGIGETETQFWFTTPPEVGPDVPYTFGLIGDLGQTFDSNKTLTHYESNLLKGQTILYLGDLSYADDYPNHNNVRWDTWGRFVERSAAYQPWIWTAGNHEIDFAPEIGEPIPFKPYTHRYYVPYNASGSTAPFWYSIKRASAYVIVLGSYSAYGTYTPQYKWLQEELPKVNRSETPWLIVIMHCPWYNSYQSHYMEGEAMRVMFEAWFVEYKVDVVFSGHVHAYERSERISNVAYDIVNANCTPVKDQSAPVYITVGDGGNLEGLSTVMTEPQPDYSVFREASFGHGIFDIKNRTHAHFSWHRNEDGYAVEADSHWLFNRYYYPADDSKSTSA; translated from the exons ATGACCGAGATGGGTGTGGGGAGCTTAGATTCTTCTACTTGTTCAAGGGTAGCCATTTTTGTAGtcttgggtttggttttgaacTTGGCAGTGGTTTGTAATGGAGGTCAAACAAGCGCTTTCGTGCGGAAAATTGATTTCAGCGCGGACATGCCGCTTGACAGTGACGTCTTTCGAGTCCCTCTTGGGTACAATGCACCTCAACAA GTTCATATAACACAAGGAGACCATACGGGAAGCGCGGTGATTGTGTCATGGATCACTGCCGACGAACCAGGTTACAGTAAGGTGGTTTACTGGAGTGCAAATAGCGAGAACCAGACGGCTGAGGGCATAATTACAACTTATACTTTTTACAATTACACTTCTGGTTACATTCACCATTGTATCATCGGAAACTTGACG TTCAACACCAGATATTACTATGTGGTTGGAATTGGCGAAACTGAGACGCAGTTCTGGTTTACAACTCCTCCTGAAGTTGGGCCCGACGTACCTTACACATTTGGTCTCATAG GGGATCTGGGTCAGACCTTTGATTCAAACAAGACTCTTACTCATTACGAATCAAACCTGCTGAAAGGACAAACAATATTGTATCTTGGGGACCTCTCCTATGCAGATGACTACCCGAATCATAATAATGTTAGGTGGGATACGTGGGGAAGATTCGTCGAGAGAAGTGCTGCTTATCAACCTTGGATATGGACTGCAGGGAATCATGAAATTGATTTTGCCCCAGAAATT GGTGAACCAATACCTTTTAAGCCTTACACTCACCGGTATTATGTCCCGTATAATGCATCGGGGAGTACTGCCCCATTTTGGTACTCAATCAAAAGAGCTTCGGCATACGTTATAGTCTTGGGTTCTTATTCTGCATACG gTACATACACTCCGCAGTACAAATGGCTCCAGGAGGAGCTACCGAAAGTTAACAGGAGTGAGACCCCTTGGTTGATTGTTATAATGCATTGTCCATGGTATAATAGCTACCAGTCGCACTATATGGAAGGGGAAGCCATGAGGGTGATGTTTGAGGCCTGGTTTGTGGAGTACAAAGTCGATGTGGTATTTAGCGGTCATGTCCATGCCTACGAGCGATCT GAACGCATCTCCAATGTTGCATATGACATTGTGAATGCTAATTGCACTCCTGTAAAAGATCAATCTGCACCCGTCTACATTACTGTTGGTGATGGAGGAAATCTTGAAGGCTTATCGACCGT TATGACGGAGCCACAACCAGATTACTCAGTCTTCCGGGAAGCCAGTTTTGGTCACGGCATCTTTGACATCAAGAACAGAACCCATGCTCACTTTAGCTGGCACCGCAACGAAGATGGATATGCCGTAGAAGCTGATTCCCATTGGCTTTTCAACAGATACTATTATCCCGCTGATGATTCAAAATCCACAAGTGCCTAA
- the LOC126584195 gene encoding 50S ribosomal protein L34, chloroplastic-like: MAWSPYLSTRASTPCASFTFLIGSTTRKSFVSLSGGAAARSPFLHCSFISSSSIASTSAFSCLSLGLDLSSSVRIGRRRGSGLVVRAGKVALCLTKRSKSRKSLARTHGFYRRMRTTGGKAMMKHRYAKGLKVLYTKSNPSSGKQPAPPIQ, encoded by the coding sequence ATGGCGTGGTCGCCGTACCTTTCCACTCGAGCCTCCACACCCTGTGCTTCTTTCACATTCCTCATCGGCTCTACAACAAGGAAGAGCTTCGTGTCTCTCAGCGGTGGCGCCGCCGCGCGTTCCCCGTTTCTTCATTGCTCATTCATCTCTTCCTCCTCTATCGCTTCCACTTCCGCCTTCTCATGTTTATCTTTAGGTTTAGATTTGAGCTCTAGTGTtaggattggaagaagaagaggctCTGGCTTAGTGGTGAGGGCCGGGAAGGTTGCCCTATGTCTAACCAAGAGAAGTAAGTCCAGGAAATCCTTGGCTCGAACTCATGGATTCTATAGGCGCATGAGAACAACTGGAGGGAAAGCAATGATGAAGCACCGATATGCTAAGGGGCTGAAGGTCCTCTACACGAAGAGCAATCCCAGCAGTGGAAAACAGCCAGCACCGCCGATCCAATAG